In Anthonomus grandis grandis chromosome 5, icAntGran1.3, whole genome shotgun sequence, the following are encoded in one genomic region:
- the LOC126736669 gene encoding uncharacterized protein LOC126736669 isoform X3 → MEEEPDLPPSKFHYKLRSSLKRSSVNPIENLDVSNEGQNATLAPRRVSFAASAAIKPFVHDPEKNTIWDHSYETSIAHTDSNVASLEVISNVQESNVIESIIDRENIYVKNTSSTLQRAKKRPLKPIELSNITVLQPCEMEITCHDNQQEILMMQHNNTIYQDFEMSMTCNFTNHIFSKADYTQRNQPANVTRLSGSAMDLTCPVPAALIPRVEENLSGDSTMEVTCNFSPKIVVNTAANKVPILPKVSNIIEKPKSVMSDEVIDSNFPILSMEMICESPQNISVNDCPQKNIKTATSHPTQDITEQQKSVEIKPSKATNKIFIDEDTSGEKNIPVPKSSKAQKPILKRTLNNSYDIRSNSESISQQDENCPPKAPIIEDMEVSFAIPEQCNETMELSKIVAFQDVRKSALIEKTWTFEDKVLKSFQEGIKDSNLKVEHFGHIPIAVDSLLEVTLPNVTKPISPCGYNTTLASSLQEKTFDLIQTGQKLTQQEDSICNMKELLVEDIETQDCDFTLLPNISLDKMRSPPQITFCQSREQTQSSMTFFQYSKQQLEESSLSRSVVLPTIEELLSDAFENPPPPPDKINLESFKTLVQTATDSLKTLVSKLELVQMEQSFDPEAFKLPEEISDLTMRLSMNLTQMSPDSSAEKFDDSTVESPDSSNLHRQILKEFSIKDKDIIDLRRSEQNIYIFSLLYGSLLCTAELHPEDGFVMDFRKLSLLTGEQDYFYEVSTLVVGCLMQKLEMSSLRSHLGKHFNMFTLLDFLYIHTEKSIKFYKELMDIQRKYTTFRIHIRNDETVLSFNVLVETPAVHWIVEFKMASEEALQEGSLVVVSKYGEINEEHLQSIFRNTEPGSMCIMRFIDSVVEYFKRMVLPKAVSKS, encoded by the exons ATGGAGGAAGAACCAGACCTCCCTCCATCTAAATTCCACTACAAACTCAGATCATCCCTAAAAAGATCCTCGGTGAATCCCATTGAAAACTTGGATGTTAGTAATGAAGGCCAAAATGCCACATTAGCACCCCGAAGGGTCAGTTTTGCAGCTAGTGCTGCCATCAAACCGTTTGTTCATGATCCAGAAAAAAACACCATCTGGGATCACTCTTATGAAACATCCATTGCTCATACAGACTCTAATGTGGCTTCTTTGGAAGTAATTAGCAATGTTCAGGAGTCCAATGTGATTGAGAGTATTATAGATAgagaaaatatttatgttaaaaatactaGTAGTACACTACAGAGGGCTAAGAAAAGGCCTTTAAAACCTATAGAACTGAGCAACATAACTGTACTACAACCTTGCGAAATGGAAATAACTTGTCACGATAATCAGCAAGAAATATTAATGATGCAGcataataacacaatttatCAAGACTTTGAAATGAGTATGACTTGCAATTTTACAAATCATATATTCTCTAAGGCAGACTATACTCAAAGAAATCAACCGGCTAATGTTACTCGCTTAAGTGGTTCTGCTATGGATCTGACTTGTCCTGTTCCAGCTGCACTTATACCTAGAGTGGAAGAAAATTTAAGCGGCGATAGTACTATGGAAGTGACTTGTAATTTTTCCCCAAAGATAGTTGTTAACACGGCTGCAAATAAAGTACCAATATTACCCAAAGTATCAAACATCATTGAGAAGCCTAAATCAGTAATGAGTGATGAGGTTATAGATTCAAATTTCCCCATTTTAAGTATGGAAATGATTTGTGAGTCACCACAAAACATATCAGTTAATGATTGTCCCcaaaagaatattaaaacaGCCACTTCTCATCCAACCCAAGATATTACTGAGCAACAGAAATCAGTTGAAATTAAACCAAGCAAAGccacaaataaaatatttattgatgaaGATACAAGTGGAGAGAAAAATATCCCAGTGCCAAAATCTTCCAAAGCTCagaaaccaattttaaaaagaactcTTAATAATAGTTATGATATCCGATCTAATTCTGAAAGCATTTCTCAGCAGGATGAGAATTGCCCTCCAAAAGCACCAATTATAGAAGATATGGAAGTAAGTTTTGCAATTCCTGAACAGTGCAATGAAACTATGGAGCTGTCCAAAATTGTTGCTTTCCAAGATGTAAGGAAAAGTGCCTTAATTGAAAAAACTTGGACATTTGAAGACAAGGTTCTAAAATCCTTCCAGGAAGGGATCAAGGATAGTAATCTTAAAGTAGAACATTTTGGGCATATACCAATAGCCGTAGATAGCCTACTAGAAGTTACTCTTCCTAATGTAACGAAACCAATTAGTCCCTGTGGATACAACACAACATTAGCATCGAGCCTCCAAGAAAAAACGTTCGATTTAATTCAAACCGGCCAGAAACTGACCCAACAAGAAGATTCAATTTGCAATATGAAAGAATTATTAGTAGAGGACATTGAAACACAAGACTGTGACTTTACTCTCTTACCAAACATTTCTCTGGACAAAATGCGGTCACCTCCGCAAATAACATTTTGCCAATCTAGAGAGCAAACGCAATCCAGTATGACTTTTTTCCAGTATTCTAAGCAACAACTTGAAGAATCTTCTTTGTCTCGAAGTGTAGTCTTGCCAACGATAGAGGAATTGCTTAGTGACGCTTTTGAAAACCCTCCACCACCTCCAGACAAAATAAACCTGGAATCATTTAAAACTCTTGTGCAAACTGCCACAGATTCTTTGAAAACGTTAGTTTCCAAATTGGAATTAGTACAAATGGAGCAGAGCTTTGATCCAGAGGCTTTTAAATTACCAGAAGAAATATCTGATTTAACTATGAGATTATCAATGAATCTTACTCAAATGAGTCCAGATAGTAGTGCAGAAAAATTTGATGATAGCACTGTGGAAAGTCCTGATAGCAGTAACTTACATAGGcaaattttaaaggaattttcgATCAAAGATAAGGATATAATTGATTTAAGGCGTTCGgagcaaaatatttacatattttcacTGCTGTATGGTAGTTTGCTTTGTACGGCAGAGCTCCACCCCGAGGATGGATTTGTGATGGATTTTAGAAAACTTTCATTATTAACAGGAGAGCAAGACTACTTTTACGAGGTGAGCACGTTAGTTGTCGGTTGTCTGATGCAAAAACTCGAAATGAGCAGCTTGAGGTCGCACCTTGGAAAGCATTTTAATATGTTCACTTTGTTGGACTTTTTGTACATTCATACTGAGAAAAGCATTAAGTTTTATAAGGAATTAATGGATATCCAAAG gaaATACACCACTTTCAGGATACATATTAGGAATGATGAAACAGTGCTGTCTTTTAACGTTTTGGTTGAAACTCCGGCAGTACACTGGATTGTGGAGTTTAAAATGGCCTCAGAAGAGGCTTTGCAAGAGGGTTCACTTGTAGTTGTGTCTAAATATGGTGAAATAAACGAGGAGCACTTACAGTCCATTTTTAGAAACACAGAACCCGGATCTATGTGCATTATGAGGTTTATTGACTCAGTTGTGGAGTATTTTAAGAGAATGGTTTTACCAAAAGCAGTCAGTAAG TCATAA
- the LOC126736669 gene encoding uncharacterized protein LOC126736669 isoform X2 — MEEEPDLPPSKFHYKLRSSLKRSSVNPIENLDVSNEGQNATLAPRRVSFAASAAIKPFVHDPEKNTIWDHSYETSIAHTDSNVASLEVISNVQESNVIESIIDRENIYVKNTSSTLQRAKKRPLKPIELSNITVLQPCEMEITCHDNQQEILMMQHNNTIYQDFEMSMTCNFTNHIFSKADYTQRNQPANVTRLSGSAMDLTCPVPAALIPRVEENLSGDSTMEVTCNFSPKIVVNTAANKVPILPKVSNIIEKPKSVMSDEVIDSNFPILSMEMICESPQNISVNDCPQKNIKTATSHPTQDITEQQKSVEIKPSKATNKIFIDEDTSGEKNIPVPKSSKAQKPILKRTLNNSYDIRSNSESISQQDENCPPKAPIIEDMEVSFAIPEQCNETMELSKIVAFQDVRKSALIEKTWTFEDKVLKSFQEGIKDSNLKVEHFGHIPIAVDSLLEVTLPNVTKPISPCGYNTTLASSLQEKTFDLIQTGQKLTQQEDSICNMKELLVEDIETQDCDFTLLPNISLDKMRSPPQITFCQSREQTQSSMTFFQYSKQQLEESSLSRSVVLPTIEELLSDAFENPPPPPDKINLESFKTLVQTATDSLKTLVSKLELVQMEQSFDPEAFKLPEEISDLTMRLSMNLTQMSPDSSAEKFDDSTVESPDSSNLHRQILKEFSIKDKDIIDLRRSEQNIYIFSLLYGSLLCTAELHPEDGFVMDFRKLSLLTGEQDYFYEVSTLVVGCLMQKLEMSSLRSHLGKHFNMFTLLDFLYIHTEKSIKFYKELMDIQRKYTTFRIHIRNDETVLSFNVLVETPAVHWIVEFKMASEEALQEGSLVVVSKYGEINEEHLQSIFRNTEPGSMCIMRFIDSVVEYFKRMVLPKAVSKMMILFQTY; from the exons ATGGAGGAAGAACCAGACCTCCCTCCATCTAAATTCCACTACAAACTCAGATCATCCCTAAAAAGATCCTCGGTGAATCCCATTGAAAACTTGGATGTTAGTAATGAAGGCCAAAATGCCACATTAGCACCCCGAAGGGTCAGTTTTGCAGCTAGTGCTGCCATCAAACCGTTTGTTCATGATCCAGAAAAAAACACCATCTGGGATCACTCTTATGAAACATCCATTGCTCATACAGACTCTAATGTGGCTTCTTTGGAAGTAATTAGCAATGTTCAGGAGTCCAATGTGATTGAGAGTATTATAGATAgagaaaatatttatgttaaaaatactaGTAGTACACTACAGAGGGCTAAGAAAAGGCCTTTAAAACCTATAGAACTGAGCAACATAACTGTACTACAACCTTGCGAAATGGAAATAACTTGTCACGATAATCAGCAAGAAATATTAATGATGCAGcataataacacaatttatCAAGACTTTGAAATGAGTATGACTTGCAATTTTACAAATCATATATTCTCTAAGGCAGACTATACTCAAAGAAATCAACCGGCTAATGTTACTCGCTTAAGTGGTTCTGCTATGGATCTGACTTGTCCTGTTCCAGCTGCACTTATACCTAGAGTGGAAGAAAATTTAAGCGGCGATAGTACTATGGAAGTGACTTGTAATTTTTCCCCAAAGATAGTTGTTAACACGGCTGCAAATAAAGTACCAATATTACCCAAAGTATCAAACATCATTGAGAAGCCTAAATCAGTAATGAGTGATGAGGTTATAGATTCAAATTTCCCCATTTTAAGTATGGAAATGATTTGTGAGTCACCACAAAACATATCAGTTAATGATTGTCCCcaaaagaatattaaaacaGCCACTTCTCATCCAACCCAAGATATTACTGAGCAACAGAAATCAGTTGAAATTAAACCAAGCAAAGccacaaataaaatatttattgatgaaGATACAAGTGGAGAGAAAAATATCCCAGTGCCAAAATCTTCCAAAGCTCagaaaccaattttaaaaagaactcTTAATAATAGTTATGATATCCGATCTAATTCTGAAAGCATTTCTCAGCAGGATGAGAATTGCCCTCCAAAAGCACCAATTATAGAAGATATGGAAGTAAGTTTTGCAATTCCTGAACAGTGCAATGAAACTATGGAGCTGTCCAAAATTGTTGCTTTCCAAGATGTAAGGAAAAGTGCCTTAATTGAAAAAACTTGGACATTTGAAGACAAGGTTCTAAAATCCTTCCAGGAAGGGATCAAGGATAGTAATCTTAAAGTAGAACATTTTGGGCATATACCAATAGCCGTAGATAGCCTACTAGAAGTTACTCTTCCTAATGTAACGAAACCAATTAGTCCCTGTGGATACAACACAACATTAGCATCGAGCCTCCAAGAAAAAACGTTCGATTTAATTCAAACCGGCCAGAAACTGACCCAACAAGAAGATTCAATTTGCAATATGAAAGAATTATTAGTAGAGGACATTGAAACACAAGACTGTGACTTTACTCTCTTACCAAACATTTCTCTGGACAAAATGCGGTCACCTCCGCAAATAACATTTTGCCAATCTAGAGAGCAAACGCAATCCAGTATGACTTTTTTCCAGTATTCTAAGCAACAACTTGAAGAATCTTCTTTGTCTCGAAGTGTAGTCTTGCCAACGATAGAGGAATTGCTTAGTGACGCTTTTGAAAACCCTCCACCACCTCCAGACAAAATAAACCTGGAATCATTTAAAACTCTTGTGCAAACTGCCACAGATTCTTTGAAAACGTTAGTTTCCAAATTGGAATTAGTACAAATGGAGCAGAGCTTTGATCCAGAGGCTTTTAAATTACCAGAAGAAATATCTGATTTAACTATGAGATTATCAATGAATCTTACTCAAATGAGTCCAGATAGTAGTGCAGAAAAATTTGATGATAGCACTGTGGAAAGTCCTGATAGCAGTAACTTACATAGGcaaattttaaaggaattttcgATCAAAGATAAGGATATAATTGATTTAAGGCGTTCGgagcaaaatatttacatattttcacTGCTGTATGGTAGTTTGCTTTGTACGGCAGAGCTCCACCCCGAGGATGGATTTGTGATGGATTTTAGAAAACTTTCATTATTAACAGGAGAGCAAGACTACTTTTACGAGGTGAGCACGTTAGTTGTCGGTTGTCTGATGCAAAAACTCGAAATGAGCAGCTTGAGGTCGCACCTTGGAAAGCATTTTAATATGTTCACTTTGTTGGACTTTTTGTACATTCATACTGAGAAAAGCATTAAGTTTTATAAGGAATTAATGGATATCCAAAG gaaATACACCACTTTCAGGATACATATTAGGAATGATGAAACAGTGCTGTCTTTTAACGTTTTGGTTGAAACTCCGGCAGTACACTGGATTGTGGAGTTTAAAATGGCCTCAGAAGAGGCTTTGCAAGAGGGTTCACTTGTAGTTGTGTCTAAATATGGTGAAATAAACGAGGAGCACTTACAGTCCATTTTTAGAAACACAGAACCCGGATCTATGTGCATTATGAGGTTTATTGACTCAGTTGTGGAGTATTTTAAGAGAATGGTTTTACCAAAAGCAGTCAGTAAG atgATGATACTCTTCCAAACATACTGA
- the LOC126736672 gene encoding INO80 complex subunit B, translating to MEQEESNSKKSNKKSKSKKPKPTPVDDNSSSNELVIVDDNPITLKPVLVTKSTPNKLNTSLNANNHKKRKKRDSASSDEERWLTAIESGKLEDVDDELKKIKPKDPALMTARQRAMYDRSSDPSTSAQSNLMSLPTGYKEKVMTAEAIQKAAIKSQKRKQLADEKREKDKKKTMERLLKKQDSKALKQPKMKTTKTNVPLIMYKQNSMATFLLYPEGVDFPLKPVKAPEPLKPMLCGMGCGKFKKYACSKTGVPLCSLECYKQNLSGRII from the exons ATGGAGCAGGAAGAAAGCAACTCaaaaaaatccaacaaaaaaagCAAATCCAAGAAGCCAAAACCAACTCCTGTAGACGATAATTCTTCCTCTAACGAATTGGTGATAGTAGACGATAACCCTATCACCTTAAAGCCCGTCCTTGTAACAAAATCCaccccaaataaattaaatactagCCTAAATGCAAATAACCATAAAAAGCGAAAAAAGAGAGACAGTGCCTCTAGTGATGAAGAAAGATGGTTAACTGCCATAGAAAGTGGTAAACTTGAAGATGTAGATGATGAGCTAAAGAAGATTAAGCCCAAAGATCCGGCATTAATGACTGCAAGGCAGAGGGCCATGTATGACAGAAGCAGCGATCCAAGTACTTCGGCACAGTCAAATTTAATGTCACTACCTACAG gcTATAAAGAGAAAGTAATGACAGCAGAGGCCATTCAGAAAGCAGCAATAAAATCCCAAAAACGAAAACAATTAGCCGACGAAAAACGTGaaaaagataagaaaaaaaCCATGGAGAGACTATTGAAAAAACAAGACTCAAAAGCTTTAAAACAGCCCAAAATGAAAACGACAAAAACCAATGTGCCCCTGATAATGTATAAACAAAATAGCATGGCTACTTTTCTATTATATCCAGAGGGGGTCGATTTTCCTTTGAAACCAGTTAAAGCACCTGAGCCCTTGAAGCCGATGCTTTGCGGGATGGGGTGCGGTAAGTTTAAGAAATATGCTTGTTCAAAGACTGGGGTGCCTCTTTGTAGTTTGGAGTGTTATAAACAGAATCTGTCAGGAAGAattatttag
- the LOC126736669 gene encoding uncharacterized protein LOC126736669 isoform X1, whose amino-acid sequence MEEEPDLPPSKFHYKLRSSLKRSSVNPIENLDVSNEGQNATLAPRRVSFAASAAIKPFVHDPEKNTIWDHSYETSIAHTDSNVASLEVISNVQESNVIESIIDRENIYVKNTSSTLQRAKKRPLKPIELSNITVLQPCEMEITCHDNQQEILMMQHNNTIYQDFEMSMTCNFTNHIFSKADYTQRNQPANVTRLSGSAMDLTCPVPAALIPRVEENLSGDSTMEVTCNFSPKIVVNTAANKVPILPKVSNIIEKPKSVMSDEVIDSNFPILSMEMICESPQNISVNDCPQKNIKTATSHPTQDITEQQKSVEIKPSKATNKIFIDEDTSGEKNIPVPKSSKAQKPILKRTLNNSYDIRSNSESISQQDENCPPKAPIIEDMEVSFAIPEQCNETMELSKIVAFQDVRKSALIEKTWTFEDKVLKSFQEGIKDSNLKVEHFGHIPIAVDSLLEVTLPNVTKPISPCGYNTTLASSLQEKTFDLIQTGQKLTQQEDSICNMKELLVEDIETQDCDFTLLPNISLDKMRSPPQITFCQSREQTQSSMTFFQYSKQQLEESSLSRSVVLPTIEELLSDAFENPPPPPDKINLESFKTLVQTATDSLKTLVSKLELVQMEQSFDPEAFKLPEEISDLTMRLSMNLTQMSPDSSAEKFDDSTVESPDSSNLHRQILKEFSIKDKDIIDLRRSEQNIYIFSLLYGSLLCTAELHPEDGFVMDFRKLSLLTGEQDYFYEVSTLVVGCLMQKLEMSSLRSHLGKHFNMFTLLDFLYIHTEKSIKFYKELMDIQRKYTTFRIHIRNDETVLSFNVLVETPAVHWIVEFKMASEEALQEGSLVVVSKYGEINEEHLQSIFRNTEPGSMCIMRFIDSVVEYFKRMVLPKAVSKLKDIMESYVRLELIDERKRSSTGESTDVAIKKIKLNSSC is encoded by the exons ATGGAGGAAGAACCAGACCTCCCTCCATCTAAATTCCACTACAAACTCAGATCATCCCTAAAAAGATCCTCGGTGAATCCCATTGAAAACTTGGATGTTAGTAATGAAGGCCAAAATGCCACATTAGCACCCCGAAGGGTCAGTTTTGCAGCTAGTGCTGCCATCAAACCGTTTGTTCATGATCCAGAAAAAAACACCATCTGGGATCACTCTTATGAAACATCCATTGCTCATACAGACTCTAATGTGGCTTCTTTGGAAGTAATTAGCAATGTTCAGGAGTCCAATGTGATTGAGAGTATTATAGATAgagaaaatatttatgttaaaaatactaGTAGTACACTACAGAGGGCTAAGAAAAGGCCTTTAAAACCTATAGAACTGAGCAACATAACTGTACTACAACCTTGCGAAATGGAAATAACTTGTCACGATAATCAGCAAGAAATATTAATGATGCAGcataataacacaatttatCAAGACTTTGAAATGAGTATGACTTGCAATTTTACAAATCATATATTCTCTAAGGCAGACTATACTCAAAGAAATCAACCGGCTAATGTTACTCGCTTAAGTGGTTCTGCTATGGATCTGACTTGTCCTGTTCCAGCTGCACTTATACCTAGAGTGGAAGAAAATTTAAGCGGCGATAGTACTATGGAAGTGACTTGTAATTTTTCCCCAAAGATAGTTGTTAACACGGCTGCAAATAAAGTACCAATATTACCCAAAGTATCAAACATCATTGAGAAGCCTAAATCAGTAATGAGTGATGAGGTTATAGATTCAAATTTCCCCATTTTAAGTATGGAAATGATTTGTGAGTCACCACAAAACATATCAGTTAATGATTGTCCCcaaaagaatattaaaacaGCCACTTCTCATCCAACCCAAGATATTACTGAGCAACAGAAATCAGTTGAAATTAAACCAAGCAAAGccacaaataaaatatttattgatgaaGATACAAGTGGAGAGAAAAATATCCCAGTGCCAAAATCTTCCAAAGCTCagaaaccaattttaaaaagaactcTTAATAATAGTTATGATATCCGATCTAATTCTGAAAGCATTTCTCAGCAGGATGAGAATTGCCCTCCAAAAGCACCAATTATAGAAGATATGGAAGTAAGTTTTGCAATTCCTGAACAGTGCAATGAAACTATGGAGCTGTCCAAAATTGTTGCTTTCCAAGATGTAAGGAAAAGTGCCTTAATTGAAAAAACTTGGACATTTGAAGACAAGGTTCTAAAATCCTTCCAGGAAGGGATCAAGGATAGTAATCTTAAAGTAGAACATTTTGGGCATATACCAATAGCCGTAGATAGCCTACTAGAAGTTACTCTTCCTAATGTAACGAAACCAATTAGTCCCTGTGGATACAACACAACATTAGCATCGAGCCTCCAAGAAAAAACGTTCGATTTAATTCAAACCGGCCAGAAACTGACCCAACAAGAAGATTCAATTTGCAATATGAAAGAATTATTAGTAGAGGACATTGAAACACAAGACTGTGACTTTACTCTCTTACCAAACATTTCTCTGGACAAAATGCGGTCACCTCCGCAAATAACATTTTGCCAATCTAGAGAGCAAACGCAATCCAGTATGACTTTTTTCCAGTATTCTAAGCAACAACTTGAAGAATCTTCTTTGTCTCGAAGTGTAGTCTTGCCAACGATAGAGGAATTGCTTAGTGACGCTTTTGAAAACCCTCCACCACCTCCAGACAAAATAAACCTGGAATCATTTAAAACTCTTGTGCAAACTGCCACAGATTCTTTGAAAACGTTAGTTTCCAAATTGGAATTAGTACAAATGGAGCAGAGCTTTGATCCAGAGGCTTTTAAATTACCAGAAGAAATATCTGATTTAACTATGAGATTATCAATGAATCTTACTCAAATGAGTCCAGATAGTAGTGCAGAAAAATTTGATGATAGCACTGTGGAAAGTCCTGATAGCAGTAACTTACATAGGcaaattttaaaggaattttcgATCAAAGATAAGGATATAATTGATTTAAGGCGTTCGgagcaaaatatttacatattttcacTGCTGTATGGTAGTTTGCTTTGTACGGCAGAGCTCCACCCCGAGGATGGATTTGTGATGGATTTTAGAAAACTTTCATTATTAACAGGAGAGCAAGACTACTTTTACGAGGTGAGCACGTTAGTTGTCGGTTGTCTGATGCAAAAACTCGAAATGAGCAGCTTGAGGTCGCACCTTGGAAAGCATTTTAATATGTTCACTTTGTTGGACTTTTTGTACATTCATACTGAGAAAAGCATTAAGTTTTATAAGGAATTAATGGATATCCAAAG gaaATACACCACTTTCAGGATACATATTAGGAATGATGAAACAGTGCTGTCTTTTAACGTTTTGGTTGAAACTCCGGCAGTACACTGGATTGTGGAGTTTAAAATGGCCTCAGAAGAGGCTTTGCAAGAGGGTTCACTTGTAGTTGTGTCTAAATATGGTGAAATAAACGAGGAGCACTTACAGTCCATTTTTAGAAACACAGAACCCGGATCTATGTGCATTATGAGGTTTATTGACTCAGTTGTGGAGTATTTTAAGAGAATGGTTTTACCAAAAGCAGTCAGTAAG ttaaaagatATTATGGAGAGCTATGTAAGATTAGAACTTATAGATGAAAGAAAAAGATCTTCCACTGGGGAATCTACAGATGTAgccataaagaaaattaaacttaatagTTCTTGCTGA